The following are encoded in a window of Pongo abelii isolate AG06213 chromosome 16, NHGRI_mPonAbe1-v2.0_pri, whole genome shotgun sequence genomic DNA:
- the LOC129050439 gene encoding uncharacterized protein LOC129050439, whose product MGNTAHACGARRPLSARPSPSAGGGPAPLCLECHARALLPPRLGEASGTPGPFPSTTAALPRPRADPLSLPPPQPEADNPAAAAKQMQMFIWSDFEIPRSS is encoded by the exons ATGGGGAATACAGCCCATGCGTGCGGCGCCCGACGGCCTCTCTCCGCACGCCCGAGCCCCAGTGCAGGCGGAGGCCCGGCCCCTTTGTGCCTGGAGTGTCACGCGCGGGCGCTCCTGCCGCCGCGCCTAGGAGAGGCCTCCGGCACCCCGGGCCCCTTTCCAAGCACAACAGCGGCCCTGCCGCGGCCCCGCGCTGACCCACTTTCCCTCCCGCCTCCTCAGCCCGAGGCCGATAATCCAGCGGCCGCCGCCAAGCAG atgcaaatgtttatttggtctGACTTTGAAATACCTCGGAGCAGCTGA